One window from the genome of Epinephelus fuscoguttatus linkage group LG3, E.fuscoguttatus.final_Chr_v1 encodes:
- the LOC125885528 gene encoding CSC1-like protein 2 isoform X2, translated as MTTLGSSQACSGQDNCSAHSESRDYCYSARIRSTVLQGLPFGGVPTVLALDFMCFLVLLFVFSILRKVAWDYGRLALVTDADSVASAMHSETPDRYERLTSVSSSVDFDQRDNGFCSWLTAIFRIKDEEIREKCGEDAVHYLSFQRHIIGLLVVVGVLSVGIVLPVNFSGDLLENNAYSFGRTTIANLKSGTNLLWLHTSFAFMYLLLTVYSMRRHTSKMHYKEDDLVKRTLFINGISKYAEESQIKQHFEQAYENCTVLEARICYNVAKLMSLNAERKKTERSKKFFTDLMAKEHVPTMINPKPCGHLCCCAITGCEEEEAVSYYTKREAKLKEEYRKEKEKVHTKPLGMAFVTFQNEAMTAIILKDFNACQVQGCRCRQEPRSSQFSEVLHVHNWSVSYAPDPQNIRWEHLSLGGISWWIRCFIINCILFLLLFFLTTPAIIISTMDKFNVTKPVEYLNNPIITQFFPTLLLWAFSALLPTIVYYSAFFEAHWTRSGENRTTMHKCYTFLIFMVLLLPSLGLSSLDVFFRWLFDKKFLADASVRFECVFLPDNGAFFVNYVIASAFIGNAMDLLRIPGLLMYMIRLCLARSAADRRNVKRHQAYEFQFGAAYAWMMNVFTVVMAYSITCPIIVPFGLMYMLLKHLVDRYNMYYAYLPSKLDKKIHSGAVTQVVAAPILCLFWLLFFSTMRTGFETPTSMFTLVVLIVTIVVCLSHVCFGHFKYLSAHNYKIDTKENDVDAVENGRPARPSSSPTTKSQQQQQQQQMYIAQVLQDPNSDEPGGGSGEEDRGSSQDEEMLNGGNSINEADFQSGEDSLIANEVHQ; from the exons cgtTGCCTCAGCGATGCACTCGGAGACACCCGACCGTTACGAACGCCTCACCTCCGTCTCCTCCTCTGTTGACTTCGACCAGAGAGACAAC GGTTTCTGCTCGTGGCTGACGGCCATCTTCAGAATAAA GGATGAAGAGATTAGGGAGAAGTGTGGCGAGGATGCTGTTCACTACCTGTCCTTCCAGCGTCACATCATCGGCCTGCTGGTCGTGGTCGGCGTCCTCTCCGTGGGCATCGTCTTGCCTGTGAACTTCTCCGGAGACCTGCTCG AAAACAACGCCTACAGCTTTGGACGCACCACGATAGCCAACCTCAAGTCTGG GACGAATCTGTTGTGGCTGCACACTTCGTTTGCCTTCATGTATCTGCTGCTGACCGTCTACAGCATGAGGAGACACACGTCCAAGATGCACTACAAGGAGGACGACCTG GTGAAGCGCACTTTATTCATTAACGGCATCTCTAAATACGCTGAGGAGAGTCAGATCAAACAGCACTTTGA acAGGCGTATGAGAACTGCACGGTGCTGGAGGCTCGGATCTGCTACAACGTGGCCAAACTTATGTCTCTGAACGCAGAGAG GAAGAAGACGGAGCGCAGTAAGAAGTTTTTCACTGACCTGATGGCGAAGGAACACGTTCCCACTATGATAAACCCCAAACCCTGCGGACACCTCTGCTGCTGCGCCATCACCGGCTGCGAGGAG GAAGAGGCAGTCAGCTACTACACCAAGAGGGAGGCCAAGCTGAAGGAGGAGTacaggaaggagaaggagaaggtcCACACCAAACCTCTGGGCATGGCCTTCGTCACCTTCCAGAACGAGGCCATGACCGCCAT TATTTTGAAGGACTTTAACGCCTGTCAGGTTCAGGGATGTCGGTGTCGTCAGGAGCCACGATCCTCTCAGTTCAGCGAAGTTCTTCATGTTCACAACTGGAGCGTTTCATACGCACCCGACCCACAAAACATCCGCTG GGAGCATCTGTCGCTCGGTGGGATCTCCTGGTGGATCCGCTGCTTCATCATCAACtgcatcctcttcctcctgctcttctTCCTCACCACACCCGCCATCATCATCTCCACCATGGACAAGTTCAACGTCACCAAGCCTGTGGAGTATCTCAAT AATCCCATCATCACTCAGTTCTTCCCCACTCTGCTGCTCTGGGctttctctgctctgctgcccACCATCGTCTACTACTCTGCCTTCTTCGAGGCTCACTGGACCAG GTCTGGAGAAAACAGGACGACAATGCATAAGTGTTACACCTTCCTGATCTTCATGGTTCTGCTGCTGCCGTCTCTGGGACTCAGCag CCTGGATGTTTTTTTCCGCTGGCTCTTTGATAAGAAGTTCCTGGCTGATGCTAGTGTCAGATTTGA GTGCGTCTTCCTGCCAGATAACGGAGCGTTCTTTGTCAACTATGTCATCGCCTCTGCGTTCATTGGGAATGCCATGGACCTGCTCAGGATCCCTGGTCTGCTCATGTACATGATTCGCCTGTGCCTGGCTCGCTCCGCTGCCGACCGCCGCAACGTCAAGAGG CACCAGGCCTATGAGTTTCAGTTTGGAGCGGCGTACGCTTGGATGATGAACGTCTTCACGGTGGTGATGGCCTATAGCATCACCTGCCCCATCATCGTCCCCTTCG GTCTGATGTACATGCTGTTGAAACACCTGGTGGACAGATACAACATGTACTATGCTTACTTGCCCTCCAAACTGGACAAGAAGATCCACTCGGGAGCCGTCACCCAGGTGGTGGCAGCTCCCATCCTCTGCCTCTTCTGGCTGCTCTTCTTCTCCACTATGCGCACAG GTTTTGAGACGCCGACCTCCATGTTCACTCTGGTGGTGCTGATCGTCACCATCgtggtctgtctgtctcacgtCTGCTTCGGACACTTCAAGTACCTCAGCGCACACAACTACAAG ATCGACACCAAGGAGAATGACGTGGACGCTGTCGAGAATGGACGTCCAGCTCGTCCGTCGTCCTCCCCCACTACCAAATCTCAG cagcagcagcagcagcagcagatgtacATCGCCCAGGTGCTTCAGGACCCAAACTCAGACGAGCCGGGCGGTGGCAGCGGCGAGGAGGACCGAGGGTCGTCCCAGGACGAGGAGATGCTGAATGGAGGGAACAGCATCAATGAGGCGGATTTTCAGTCAGGGGAGGACAGTCTGATCGCCAACGAGGTTCACCAGTAG